In Oryza sativa Japonica Group chromosome 1, ASM3414082v1, the genomic stretch CTTGGTGGgtggcctgctgctgctgctgaggaGGTGAAGGAGGAGATCTGGAGATCTCTCAGGTGGTGGCTGCTTCTGCCTCTCTTCTTGATTGTGATTGCTGCTGCAATGTGCCTACCTTTGTTGTTTGTTTCTTGGTCTGGATCTCGGGGTGACCGTCATGCTCTTCTTGCATttgatttgtaatttttttcccgGATTATTATTCTTGGGTGAATGCTTCTCTTGGGATGGTTGAGTTACCTGGAAAAGATCCAGGAGGGGAGTTCTTGGGGAATGGATGATTGATGATTCTTGATAAAAGGAACCATCTTTCTTTTGTCCTTTTGGTTGCAAGAAATCAAGCTAGAAAAGATAAAGAGAGGAAAACAAAGCAACTAGTATCTTTTTTCTTGCCAACTGTGGGAAGAAGATGTAAAGTCTTGCCAACCATGGTAGCTCTAGCTAGCAGCGGCTGCTTGGTTCGTACTCCACTTTGTACTTGCTTGCTGAGGATTGCTTCACGTGTAAAACGCCCTCAAGGGCCATGATCTTTCCTCCAGGTCCAGGGCGGCGAACAAAcacggtgaaaaaaaaagagaattaaATGTGCTAGCTGTTGATCCTTGTGCATGTCGGTACAGGGTTGGGTTCGTACCGTGATCGGCATTGCGGGAATTTAATCCCCTGTACAGCCTTGGAGCAGAGGAGCAGTAACTTCTTGCCTTTGCTTCCCTTCCAGCCCAAGATAGTGTACTCGTTTGTCTTAATTGGCGCTCTGTAGTAGTAGTTCATGAATCGGGAATTATTATACGCTCGTACTGCGAATGTAGATGCTTGCATTTGTTTTTCACTGCGAAAAGAGCTGTAAGGACATTAGTATTTACTGCATTGTGTGGTAATTGCAGCTGAGCTAGATGGGCAGCTAACGTGGTCATCTGAATTTGTTTGTTTGCAGGAGCGAAGCATTGACATTCCGCTATGGAGGCTCCTTCGTCGTCCCCGTCATCGCCAAGTCTGAAAGATCATCTCTCTTCGCCAACTGGCCCTTTGCATCTCAAAGTATGGGAGGTCATATGCATTGTCTTGGGGGCTTTCATGGTGGTCATCTTCTTTGTAACCGTGTGGCTCACGATCCGGAGTCGGAAGAGGGTTAGACGGGCTTCGGCAAATATCCCAATCACCCAAATCCCTGCCATTTCCAAGGAAATCAAGGAAGTGAGGGTGGAGCAAGTCCCAACAAGCGATTTTGCAGCACATGATGGAGTCCTGATGACAATCCAAGACAAGTCTAGTGAGAAGGAGTCAGACAAGGTCATGGTCCATTTGGGTGTAAGCAAATCGAAGCGTGGCGATGAGAGCCACTCAGGATCATTCCGTTACATGGACAAGGATTTAGGATTCCAGTCAGCTGATGAAGGAGGCTCAGGAACATTTCGGCATAATTCAGCTCATGCAATAACTGCTCCTTCACCTTTGGTTGGCCTGCCAGAGTTCTCTTACCTAGGCTGGGGCCATTGGTTTACTTTGAGGGATCTGGAAGTTGCTACTAGCCGTTTTTCAAAGGATAACATTCTTGGTGAGGGTGGATATGGTGTAGTTTATCGTGGCCAACTGATCAATGGCACTCCTGTTGCTGTTAAGAAGCTTCTCAATAACCTGTAAGTCTTGCCCTGCTTATCAGAGTTTGATCTTTTTGTTTATTctccttgtctcttgtctccAATACCACAAATCAGACAGCTTTAAGTTTTTCCAATCGATGTTTTGTAAACTTGCAGAGGACAGGCCGAGAAGGAATTCAGAGTTGAAGTTGAGGCTATTGGTCATGTTCGCCACAAGAACTTGGTCCGGCTTCTGGGTTACTGTGTGGAGGGTACTCAAAGGTATTGATATTTCTCTTGTATCTATTGCAATGTTCATATTTCCAAGCTACATGTACTACCAAGCAAGAATATTCTTCTAGACATTCCATGCTCTCTGAGACCTCTAGGTTCATTTGACTGCAATACTTGTATGGAATTCTAAGACATATTTGTTAACTTTGTGTGCTTTTTTCAGAATGCTTGTCTATGAGTATGTAAACAATGGAAACCTAGAGCAATGGCTTCATGGAGCTATGAGTCACCGTGGTTCCCTTACATGGGAGGCCCGTGTAAAGATTCTTCTTGGGACAGCTAAAGCGTAAGTTCTTCCTGGAGATGTCATTTCTTTTTGCTAGTACTTCACCATATTTTTGTTATATTGTCAGTCCGCCTTAGGGCAATGTAATCTTATGTTCCTATCATGTTCCAAATTGCATTACCTTTTCTTTCCTGGAGCTATTTCTGTTATTTTACTTGCATAACAACATGACATCCCTCTTTATTTGAGTATAACTGAGCTGAAGCACATAAATTCCTAATACAACACTGAACTGGTTTGTTGCTGAACTTTGTTCACTTTCTCTTCTCCCTGTTTTTTCCATGTGTGAATTGAACTAAATCGAAGAATTATCACTACCTATCTGCAGGCTTGCTTACTTGCATGAGGCAATTGAACCCAAAGTGGTGCACCGTGATATCAAATCCAGCAATATATTGATTGATGATGATTTTGATGCCAAAGTATCAGACTTTGGTTTAGCTAAACTTCTTGGTGCTGGCAAGAGTCATGTCACTACTAGGGTTATGGGAACCTTCGGGTATGTTGTGTTAATTGTGAACAAGATTTCCATGGTTAACGGAATGTTAGATTGCTAGTACTAGTTAATGATGTGTTGCATTGCACTCATTGCAGCTACGTGGCACCAGAGTATGCAAACACTGGACTCTTGAATGAAAAGAGTGACATTTACAGCTTTGGGGTAGTACTTCTAGAAGCAATTACAGGGAGGGATCCTGTTGACTATGGTCGTCCAGCGAATGAGGTATTGATAAATTGGTTAAAATAATTTGTTCTGATAACATCCATGTGCATTCTCCTTTTATACTTGTGTATGGTATGCTGCATCTCACCAAATTGAGTCTCTTAACTCCaagtttaattatttttattatgatCTAGAATGCTTAATGTTGACCTATAAGTTGTTCTATACGTGCAGTTGTGTGCTGTGTAATTCTTGTGCTTTTGTGGATATTTTCTCCTATTTCATAACAGGACATAATGTTTATGCCATTGGCTTAGACGCTTGTGATGTTCGTTAGACTTGGAACTGTTTCCTTTATCTGAGGTTGTAGGCTATATATACTAAACTGGCTGGATAATGACACTGAAATTCTGCTTAAATGTGACGCACAACATCATAGACATATAAGCATGCTGCAGATATCTGTGCCCTTCCAGAAATTTTGTTATTATTCTATTTTACTTAAGCTGACCAGGTAAACATGGCACGAGCTCTACCAATTCACTTCAGAAGTGATAAATAAAACTACATCGCTCTACTACACTTGAAGGAAAGATCAGACAATAATCAATAGTCTAACTGAAGCAACATTGTGACATTTGTTTTACAACACTTCAAGTGAACATTATCCAACCATAGATTGCTGACACTACTGTTGTTCCTGCCCTTCGTGCGTCCTGATATATTGGACTGGCCTGGAAGCTACGGCATTGAAGTTACATAAATTGCCATCTGAACATCTTCAGAGCAGTCTAGCTATGAAGTGTAACAATTTAACCTAGCTGTCCTTGAGTTGGAAAAGCTTCTAGCAATGCTGTAAATTGTTGGGCCAGCCTGTCAAATCATTATCCAAGACCACACATGTAGCAACTATTGGCTTGAAAGTACCATCCGAAACCTAATGCAGCTAACAACTATGCTGctgcatatttaatatttcGGAGTTCATTGAAAAAATAGCATAACTTGGCTATTGCAGAATAAAGTATCATCTACAATATTTGATTTTATGACACAGTGCTGATTGCTGTTTGTCTCCTGTTAACGGTTCCTTtaataaaaggaaagaaaacaTTCTCTCTGCTTCTTTGATTGGACATTTTGATTTGTGCCACATGCAGGTAAATCTTGTTGACTGGCTAAAAATGATGGTTGCTAGCAGGCGATCAGAGGAGGTGGTGGATCCCACCATAGAGACCCGGCCTTCGACAAGAGCTCTCAAGCGTGCACTTTTAACTGCTCTGAGATGTGTGGATCCAGATTCAGAAAAGAGACCAAAGATGGGTCAAGTTGTGAGGATGCTGGAATCGGATGACCCAATTCCTCGTGGGGTATGTATTACTGTATTACAGGAAATAAGGACTTTATCCTTGTTTTCTTAATGCATGTTTTACTTTAGTTCTTTCTTTACTTCCATTTGAAACATTTCACCTGAttatgtggcagtcttgaattaACTCTGTTCTTAGCATTGTACTCCAAATATTAGCTGGCACATGATTCATGCCATACTGATCAGATAAATTGTATGGAAGCAGGACAGAAGATCTAAGCACAACCGTGGAGGGAGCACCGAAATGGATTCCCAAAGGGACAACAACTCCGACACGGACAAGAGTGACAATCCAGATTCCAAACCAAGCAGGAGCAGAGCCTCATCTTCCAAATGAGAACATCCAGCATTCCTCTCCTATTATATTCCTTTGGTCCATAACGGACCGTCCCCCCTCTGTTTCTGCTGACGAATTGGTAACCGCCATTGCTGAAGCTTGAATACAAAAGAAGCTCGAAGACACATTGGTTctcattccttttttttcttctttttcgtGGCTGTAACGGTTTATGATTTATTTGTAGACAAGGTGTTGGTTTTTCTACTTatgaatttatatatatatatacatatacttaACGGTGGTCTTGACAATTTGTTGTTGTAAGTTTTTAACAGTGTGTACAGTTGTAGCATTATGAATACTGGTCGAACCCGAATATTTGTGAATGATATATATTCCAATTGGAAGCCTCTGCCCGTTTTGAAATACCCCAGATGCTGGCATTTTCagttaagaaaaaaatgtaCTTGACAAGTTCCAGTGCGATACTGACACAATGCCCTGTATTGAGAAAAATGGGCAAAATACTCTGAAGAGTTCTGTTCAGAATGTCAGATTTCAAGTTCACTAGCAGATCTGGAACCAGCTGAACTGAGTGGAACAGAATTCTGGATAGTggttactacctctgtttcagcctttcaggttataagattttctagcattacccatattcatataggcGTGCTAATGATGATATTAACACgcctatatgaatatgggtaatgctagaaaatcttataacttgaaataGAGGAAGTACATACCTTAGAACTCGAAGACTTGAACCATCATTAACACgcctatatgaatgtgggtaatgttagaaaatcttataacctgaaatagaggaagtataTACCTTATAACTCGAAGACTTGAACCAAATGTATATCCAGGAGGACAAAAAGTACTGCTGGCCTGCTTGGGGTCTACACCAAGTATTGGCCTCAGGCAAACTGGTTGTTAGGGCCTTCCATCTTCTTTCAATGATTTCAGTAGAAGTGAAGCTTACACTCAACAACTTGCAATGGTTTGTTGTTAACCTTCCAAGGTGTGACCTGGAAATACTCCTCTTGTTGGAAGAGGAAATCAGAAATCCTCTTGTTGGAAGAGGAAGGAGTAGAAGTATAACATCGTTACACACAAAGTGCAGTGTGTGAAGGAGTAGAAGTATAACATGATGGGTGTGTTCAGTTcatgccaaaattagaagttcggttgaaattggaacgatgtgatggaaaagttagaagtttatgtgtgtagaaaagttttgacgtgATGGAAAAGCTggaagtttgaaactaaactcggccatagTTACACACAGAGTGCAGTGTGCCAATGTCTTGCGCAGTGACAGTCTGACACAGCTAAAAACATAcaagaaaataaaagttttactcataaattatttttcgttgctTAGTTCATTTTTCCACGGCCGCTTATCGGCCTTAGATCAAATGATGAGATGAGAATTATTAATCTGCCCATTGTACGCAGAACAACAAAACTTGTCTGGTGACAGTGGAAGCTAAAAGTGGACAAGCAAGAAGTATATATATTCATCCATTTCTCAAACTACTACAAGAGGTCGAGAGGAACACATAATCAGGAGGGATTGCGACAATTTACAGCAACAGGAGTCTGGAGATCGAGGCAAGAACAAGACAGGCAGCAGCAGAGCTACCCTCTTCATTTCCACTGAATTTTTACACATTTGGAATCCATGGAAACCGAGCCTTCCCTCCCGTCGTCGTGGTGTCACCGGAGTCCGATGAGAAAAATGGTCATGGCGTGCTCATAATCCGGATCGCTCGCCGGCGTCGGTGAAGGAGGCGGGGCGATTGTTCGGGCGGCTGTTGAGGAGTGGGTTCAGAGCCTTGACGACGATGCTCATGTTGGGCCTGAAGTCCGCCTCGTACTGCACGCACAGCGCAGCTACGGCAGCCATCTGTTTAAGTTGCCAAAACCATCAAGCTGGTAAGAATCATGGCATACGTGATTTCGGGCTACCACTGTGCCTAATGGCAGAGGCTAAACCAtttccattatatatatataaaaaatccagGCTGCCACTTGGTTATTTGAGATGTAAACTCTTTGTTGTTATAATGTACTAGTAGTTCAGATGTATAT encodes the following:
- the LOC4326992 gene encoding probable receptor-like protein kinase At5g18500; this encodes MEAPSSSPSSPSLKDHLSSPTGPLHLKVWEVICIVLGAFMVVIFFVTVWLTIRSRKRVRRASANIPITQIPAISKEIKEVRVEQVPTSDFAAHDGVLMTIQDKSSEKESDKVMVHLGVSKSKRGDESHSGSFRYMDKDLGFQSADEGGSGTFRHNSAHAITAPSPLVGLPEFSYLGWGHWFTLRDLEVATSRFSKDNILGEGGYGVVYRGQLINGTPVAVKKLLNNLGQAEKEFRVEVEAIGHVRHKNLVRLLGYCVEGTQRMLVYEYVNNGNLEQWLHGAMSHRGSLTWEARVKILLGTAKALAYLHEAIEPKVVHRDIKSSNILIDDDFDAKVSDFGLAKLLGAGKSHVTTRVMGTFGYVAPEYANTGLLNEKSDIYSFGVVLLEAITGRDPVDYGRPANEVNLVDWLKMMVASRRSEEVVDPTIETRPSTRALKRALLTALRCVDPDSEKRPKMGQVVRMLESDDPIPRGDRRSKHNRGGSTEMDSQRDNNSDTDKSDNPDSKPSRSRASSSK